A genomic segment from Streptomyces sp. NBC_00459 encodes:
- a CDS encoding acyl-CoA dehydrogenase family protein: MDARFTPEQDHIRRTLRELLHKRCSPGDVRAAVDTPAGYDPALWTALAGDLGLPGLALPETHGGVGGTTTELALAAEELGRSLAPSPLLATAVLAAPLVTALGTDAQRAELLPRIASGALTAALAVPGACLATVLSLTGEPRRDWAGGGRAGGVQAARRSGDWRLYGQVGQVLDGHSAELLLVAAHAGGYARSRTLLFLVPGDAPGLVRTRQTSLDATRPQARLELRDVPAELLGDEDADVGACLARAGDVTATVLAAEAVGAADRILELTVEHAQRREQFGRAIGSFQAVKHRLADVYVQVQAARSAAYYAAWESASTEPSATTATTAHEGERVGGLALAQALDSLRTAAAEGVQLHGGIGFTWEHEAQLYFKRAAGDELLFGPVHRLRAHAAEAARLFDTGEVAV; this comes from the coding sequence ATGGACGCCCGTTTCACCCCCGAGCAGGACCACATCCGCCGTACTCTCCGCGAACTGCTCCACAAGCGGTGCTCGCCCGGCGACGTACGAGCCGCCGTCGACACCCCGGCCGGGTACGACCCCGCCCTCTGGACGGCCCTCGCCGGCGACCTCGGTCTGCCCGGCCTCGCCCTGCCCGAGACGCACGGCGGAGTGGGCGGCACCACGACCGAACTCGCGCTTGCCGCAGAGGAGTTGGGGCGCTCTCTGGCCCCTTCGCCGCTGCTCGCGACCGCCGTACTGGCCGCCCCCCTCGTCACCGCCCTCGGCACCGACGCACAGCGCGCCGAGCTCCTCCCGCGCATCGCCTCCGGCGCCCTGACCGCGGCCCTCGCCGTTCCCGGTGCCTGTCTGGCCACCGTCCTCTCCCTCACCGGCGAACCCCGCCGCGACTGGGCCGGGGGAGGCCGGGCCGGAGGTGTTCAGGCGGCCCGACGGTCAGGTGACTGGCGGCTGTACGGGCAGGTCGGACAGGTCCTCGACGGACACAGCGCCGAGCTCCTCCTCGTGGCGGCCCACGCCGGTGGATACGCCCGCTCACGCACCCTTCTCTTCCTCGTCCCCGGCGACGCCCCCGGTCTCGTCCGCACCCGGCAGACCTCCCTCGACGCGACCCGCCCCCAGGCCCGCCTCGAACTGCGGGACGTGCCGGCCGAGTTGCTGGGCGACGAGGACGCCGACGTCGGAGCCTGTCTCGCCCGCGCCGGAGACGTCACCGCCACCGTGCTGGCCGCCGAGGCCGTCGGGGCCGCCGACCGGATCCTGGAACTGACCGTCGAACACGCCCAGCGGCGCGAGCAGTTCGGGCGGGCGATCGGATCCTTCCAGGCCGTCAAGCACCGGCTCGCCGATGTGTACGTCCAGGTCCAGGCGGCACGTTCGGCCGCCTACTACGCGGCCTGGGAAAGCGCGTCGACCGAGCCGAGCGCCACAACTGCCACGACTGCCCACGAGGGGGAGCGGGTCGGCGGGCTCGCCCTCGCCCAGGCCCTCGACTCCCTCCGTACGGCCGCCGCCGAGGGCGTTCAGCTGCACGGCGGTATCGGCTTCACCTGGGAGCACGAGGCCCAGCTGTACTTCAAGCGCGCCGCCGGTGACGAGCTGCTGTTCGGGCCGGTGCACCGGCTCCGGGCGCACGCAGCCGAGGCCGCGCGGCTCTTCGACACGGGAGAGGTGGCCGTCTGA
- a CDS encoding nitroreductase family deazaflavin-dependent oxidoreductase, with the protein MPVTAARVVKAVQKVSSAPAFARIAPHVVPALDRAVHRLTRGKVLLSAQLLPGVVLSVRGAKSGQLRHTPLACMPEGEGEGAGKETGGSWLLIGSNFGRTGHPAWTANLLAHPDAEVSWKGEDIPVTARLLAGEERDAAWKALLAFWPPYATYQARVEREIRIFRIVRR; encoded by the coding sequence ATGCCTGTCACAGCGGCGAGAGTGGTGAAGGCGGTCCAGAAGGTGTCCTCGGCGCCGGCCTTCGCGCGGATCGCTCCGCACGTCGTCCCCGCGCTCGACCGGGCCGTCCACCGGCTGACCAGGGGCAAGGTGCTGCTCAGTGCCCAGCTGCTGCCCGGGGTCGTGCTCAGTGTGCGCGGGGCGAAGAGCGGGCAGCTGCGGCATACGCCGCTCGCCTGTATGCCGGAGGGAGAGGGGGAGGGGGCGGGAAAGGAGACCGGCGGTAGCTGGCTGCTCATCGGGTCCAACTTCGGGCGTACCGGTCACCCCGCCTGGACCGCCAACCTCCTCGCCCATCCGGACGCCGAGGTCAGCTGGAAAGGGGAGGACATCCCGGTCACGGCCCGGCTGCTGGCGGGCGAGGAGCGGGACGCCGCCTGGAAGGCGCTGCTGGCGTTCTGGCCGCCGTACGCGACGTACCAGGCGCGGGTGGAGCGGGAGATACGGATCTTCCGGATCGTACGGCGCTGA
- a CDS encoding TetR family transcriptional regulator — MTGQVRTVDGRVAGRRGQATRQKLLDCLSEMLSSSPYRDVKVIDVARKAGTSPATFYQYFPDVEGAVLEIAEQMATEGAGLTQLLAGRSWVGKAGWQTAQELVDGFLEFWRRNDAILRVVDLGAAEGDKRFYKIRMKILNSVTNSLTDTVTELQAKGRVDKDVSPAAMAGSLVAMLAAVASHQKGFQTWGVKQAELKPNLAQLVHLGVTGKKPTK, encoded by the coding sequence ATGACAGGACAAGTGCGTACCGTCGACGGCCGTGTGGCCGGCCGGCGTGGGCAGGCGACCCGGCAGAAGCTGCTCGACTGCCTCAGCGAGATGCTCAGCTCCTCCCCTTACCGGGACGTCAAAGTCATCGATGTCGCCCGGAAGGCGGGGACTTCGCCCGCCACCTTCTACCAGTACTTCCCGGACGTCGAAGGCGCCGTCCTGGAAATCGCCGAGCAAATGGCCACCGAGGGCGCCGGGTTGACCCAGCTGCTCGCGGGGCGGTCATGGGTCGGCAAGGCCGGCTGGCAGACCGCCCAGGAACTCGTCGACGGGTTTCTGGAGTTCTGGCGGCGCAACGACGCGATCCTCAGGGTCGTCGATCTGGGTGCGGCCGAGGGCGACAAGCGGTTCTACAAGATCCGCATGAAGATCCTCAACTCCGTGACCAACTCCCTTACGGACACGGTCACAGAGCTCCAGGCCAAGGGCAGGGTCGACAAGGACGTCAGCCCCGCCGCCATGGCCGGCTCCCTCGTCGCGATGCTCGCGGCGGTGGCCTCCCACCAGAAGGGGTTCCAGACCTGGGGTGTGAAGCAGGCCGAACTGAAGCCGAACCTGGCTCAGTTGGTCCATCTGGGCGTGACCGGCAAGAAGCCGACGAAATAG
- a CDS encoding VOC family protein: MAENRASARTEGVPCWVDAQLPDVEAGKRFYGDLFGWSFREKDGLTQALCDGEPVASLAHKTDGRMPTVWTVYFATPYVHALVARIHAAGGQVITAPVPVGELGTTALATDPEGAVFGLWQAGTHHGFGRCHEPGTFAWAELYARDTAVANDFYGHLFHEALFGPDAVPDFGRAAVSEVFPAEMPPHFLVHFAVEDMEAALGTVNRLGGRVQVPPFDTSYGNVAVVTDNQGASFALLRK; encoded by the coding sequence ATGGCCGAAAACAGGGCATCCGCCCGCACAGAGGGCGTCCCCTGCTGGGTGGACGCCCAGCTGCCCGACGTAGAGGCGGGCAAGCGCTTCTACGGTGACCTCTTCGGGTGGTCCTTCCGGGAGAAGGACGGCCTGACGCAGGCCCTGTGCGACGGCGAACCCGTCGCCTCCCTCGCCCACAAGACCGACGGCCGGATGCCCACCGTCTGGACGGTGTACTTCGCCACCCCGTACGTCCATGCCCTCGTCGCCCGGATCCACGCGGCCGGCGGACAGGTGATCACCGCGCCGGTTCCGGTGGGCGAACTGGGCACGACGGCGCTGGCCACCGACCCCGAGGGGGCCGTGTTCGGCCTCTGGCAGGCCGGGACGCACCACGGATTCGGCCGCTGTCACGAGCCCGGTACCTTCGCCTGGGCCGAGCTGTACGCCCGGGACACCGCCGTCGCCAACGACTTCTACGGTCATCTCTTCCACGAGGCCCTCTTCGGACCGGACGCGGTCCCCGACTTCGGCAGGGCCGCCGTCTCGGAGGTGTTCCCGGCCGAGATGCCGCCTCATTTCCTGGTCCATTTCGCCGTCGAGGACATGGAGGCGGCGCTCGGGACGGTGAACCGGCTCGGCGGTCGTGTCCAGGTGCCGCCCTTCGACACTTCGTACGGGAATGTGGCGGTCGTCACGGACAATCAGGGAGCGTCGTTCGCACTCCTCCGAAAATGA
- a CDS encoding serine/threonine-protein kinase — translation MVDPLTQHDPRRIGPFEVLGRLGAGGMGLVYLARSASGRRVAIKTVRTELAEDQLFRVRFTREVEAARAVSGFYTAAVVDADPRAAVPWLATAYVPAPSLEEIVNECGPMPAQAVRWLAAGVAEALQSIHGAGLVHRDLKPSNVLVVEDGPRVIDFGIASGVSNTRLTMTNVAVGTPAYMSPEQAKDSRSVTGASDVFSLGSMLVFAATGHAPFHGANPVETVFMLLREGPDLEGLPDELRPLIESLMQMEATGRPNPADLQAQLAPHLYGSGSDDSGTASAWLPERAVTLIEARRGGRPAAKPQSSGGRSGGRLAIPPPPAHEPAQGFGRGPGPGLLPGPMPSSVPTGAPDTGPVRLAGAPVPIGPGPRVADARAAAVQAPPPEAGLVASWSRPRPGVNGADPNPLPVAPPLPPESPAGWRPWRFRMSNDVWGTPAVAGDLVYVTSFEVHALDVMTGRRRFKTRDVAWSMAVADGRIHASDGPTLFALDAREGMDLWRLSTDAWVYSLKADRGTVVTGTRGGGVQGWDAATGQKLWEHGGAQTDFESPEAGPQVHEGTVFVWQEGRLRALDARTGDERWSYPIGDAASCGGVPVRLTPGPDGQVYVSAGTRVLAIDVAGGHVRWHFEAPAVFLSPPTFAPGPAVTGGGIYLADYLGTVYALDATDGRDRWRIATESRASIEPVLVAAGHVHVGSGKGLYTLDAVTGTPKWRFQAGGDIVGAPAVAEGRIHFGSTDHLLYTLKADDGRLRWKLATGGEITGAPVVKDGVVYACSKDRCVYALDAEKGTGTARTG, via the coding sequence GTGGTGGATCCGCTGACGCAGCACGATCCGCGGCGTATCGGGCCGTTCGAGGTGCTGGGGCGGCTGGGTGCCGGCGGCATGGGGCTGGTCTATCTCGCGCGTTCGGCCTCCGGTCGGCGCGTGGCGATCAAGACGGTCCGGACCGAACTCGCCGAGGACCAGCTGTTCCGGGTCCGCTTCACGCGTGAGGTGGAGGCGGCGCGGGCCGTCTCCGGCTTCTACACGGCCGCCGTCGTCGACGCCGATCCGCGAGCCGCCGTACCGTGGCTGGCCACCGCGTACGTTCCCGCGCCCTCCCTCGAAGAGATAGTGAACGAGTGCGGGCCGATGCCGGCCCAGGCGGTGCGCTGGCTCGCGGCGGGGGTCGCGGAGGCGCTGCAGTCCATCCACGGGGCCGGTCTTGTGCACCGCGACCTGAAGCCTTCCAACGTGCTGGTGGTCGAGGACGGACCCCGGGTCATCGACTTCGGTATCGCCTCAGGTGTCTCGAATACACGTTTGACGATGACGAATGTCGCCGTCGGTACGCCCGCCTACATGTCCCCCGAGCAGGCGAAGGACTCGCGGAGCGTGACCGGCGCCAGCGACGTGTTCTCGCTCGGCTCGATGCTGGTCTTCGCGGCCACCGGCCACGCCCCCTTCCACGGCGCGAACCCGGTCGAGACGGTCTTCATGCTGCTGCGCGAGGGCCCGGACCTCGAAGGCCTGCCGGACGAACTGCGCCCCCTCATCGAGTCCCTGATGCAGATGGAGGCGACCGGCCGCCCCAACCCCGCCGACCTCCAGGCCCAGCTGGCCCCCCACCTCTACGGCTCCGGCTCCGACGACAGCGGTACGGCCTCCGCATGGCTGCCCGAACGGGCGGTGACCCTCATCGAGGCGCGGCGCGGTGGCCGCCCGGCGGCGAAGCCGCAGTCGTCCGGCGGCAGGAGCGGTGGCAGGCTGGCGATCCCGCCGCCACCGGCCCACGAGCCCGCGCAGGGCTTCGGACGCGGCCCCGGACCAGGTCTCCTGCCCGGCCCCATGCCGTCCTCCGTACCCACCGGAGCGCCGGACACCGGCCCCGTGCGGCTGGCCGGCGCCCCCGTGCCCATCGGTCCCGGTCCGCGCGTCGCCGACGCCCGCGCCGCCGCCGTACAGGCACCCCCGCCGGAGGCCGGCCTCGTGGCCTCCTGGTCGCGTCCGCGCCCCGGCGTCAACGGCGCCGACCCGAATCCCCTTCCGGTCGCGCCGCCGCTGCCCCCGGAGTCCCCGGCGGGCTGGCGCCCGTGGCGTTTCCGTATGTCGAACGATGTCTGGGGCACCCCGGCCGTCGCCGGCGACCTGGTCTACGTCACCTCCTTCGAGGTGCACGCCCTCGACGTGATGACGGGCCGCCGCCGCTTCAAGACGCGGGACGTCGCCTGGTCGATGGCGGTCGCGGACGGCCGTATCCACGCCTCCGACGGCCCGACCCTCTTCGCTCTCGACGCCCGCGAGGGCATGGACCTGTGGCGTCTGTCCACGGACGCCTGGGTGTACTCCCTGAAGGCCGACCGGGGCACGGTCGTCACCGGTACGCGCGGCGGTGGCGTCCAGGGCTGGGACGCGGCGACCGGCCAGAAGCTGTGGGAGCACGGCGGCGCCCAGACGGACTTCGAGTCCCCGGAGGCCGGGCCCCAGGTCCACGAGGGCACGGTCTTCGTGTGGCAGGAGGGCCGGCTCCGCGCCCTGGACGCCCGTACGGGTGACGAGCGCTGGTCCTACCCGATCGGCGACGCCGCCTCCTGCGGCGGAGTCCCGGTACGGCTGACCCCGGGCCCCGACGGCCAGGTGTACGTCTCCGCGGGCACCCGCGTCCTGGCGATCGACGTGGCAGGCGGCCATGTCCGCTGGCACTTCGAGGCTCCGGCGGTGTTCCTCTCGCCGCCCACCTTCGCGCCCGGCCCGGCGGTCACGGGCGGCGGCATCTACCTCGCCGACTACCTCGGCACGGTCTACGCCCTCGACGCGACCGACGGACGGGACAGATGGCGGATCGCGACGGAGTCGCGCGCCTCGATCGAACCGGTACTGGTGGCGGCCGGCCATGTGCACGTCGGCAGCGGCAAGGGCCTCTACACGCTCGACGCGGTCACCGGCACCCCCAAGTGGCGCTTCCAGGCGGGCGGCGACATCGTCGGCGCCCCGGCGGTGGCCGAGGGCCGCATCCACTTCGGCTCGACGGACCACCTCCTGTACACCCTGAAGGCCGACGACGGCCGCCTGAGATGGAAGCTGGCGACCGGCGGCGAGATCACCGGCGCCCCCGTGGTCAAGGACGGCGTGGTGTACGCGTGCAGCAAGGACCGGTGCGTGTACGCGCTGGACGCGGAGAAGGGGACGGGGACGGCTCGGACCGGGTGA
- a CDS encoding ATP-binding cassette domain-containing protein yields MTSTTSHSLAIAAKGLRKAYGDKTVLDGIDLAVPTGTVFSLLGPNGAGKTTAVKVLSTLITADAGELRVGGHDLATDPHAVRAAIGVTGQFSAVDGLITGEENMLLMADLHHLSRAEGRRTAAELLERFDLTDAAKKPASTYSGGMKRRLDIAMTLVGNPRIIFLDEPTTGLDPRSRHTMWGIIRGLVADGVTVFLTTQYLEEADELADRIAVLNDGTIAAEGSAEELKRLVPGGHVRLRFTDPVAYHSAAAALREVTRDDEALALQIPSDGSQRELRSILDWLDSAGVEADELTVHTPDLDDVFFALTGPGTAPSQPSQSKESVR; encoded by the coding sequence ATGACATCGACGACATCGCACTCACTCGCCATCGCGGCCAAGGGGCTGCGGAAGGCCTACGGGGACAAGACGGTCCTCGACGGCATCGACCTGGCGGTACCGACCGGCACGGTCTTCTCCCTCCTCGGCCCGAACGGCGCCGGCAAGACCACCGCGGTCAAGGTCCTCTCCACGCTCATCACCGCCGACGCAGGCGAACTGCGCGTCGGCGGCCACGATCTCGCCACCGACCCGCACGCGGTACGGGCCGCGATCGGTGTCACCGGGCAGTTCTCCGCCGTCGACGGACTGATCACCGGCGAGGAGAACATGCTCCTCATGGCGGACCTGCACCACCTGTCCCGCGCCGAGGGCCGCCGTACCGCCGCCGAGCTCCTGGAGCGCTTCGACCTCACCGACGCCGCGAAGAAGCCCGCCTCCACCTACTCCGGCGGTATGAAGCGCCGCCTGGACATCGCCATGACGCTGGTCGGCAACCCGCGGATCATCTTCCTCGACGAGCCGACCACCGGCCTCGACCCGCGCAGCCGCCACACCATGTGGGGCATCATCCGCGGGCTGGTCGCCGACGGGGTGACCGTCTTCCTCACCACCCAGTACCTGGAGGAGGCCGACGAACTCGCCGACCGTATCGCGGTGTTGAACGACGGCACGATCGCCGCCGAGGGAAGCGCCGAGGAGCTCAAGCGGCTCGTCCCCGGCGGGCACGTCCGGCTCCGCTTCACCGACCCGGTCGCCTACCACTCGGCCGCCGCCGCCCTGCGCGAGGTCACCAGGGACGACGAGGCGCTCGCCCTCCAGATCCCCAGCGACGGCAGCCAGCGCGAGCTGCGTTCCATCCTCGACTGGCTGGACTCGGCCGGCGTCGAGGCGGACGAGCTGACCGTGCACACCCCCGACCTCGACGACGTGTTCTTCGCCCTCACCGGCCCCGGCACCGCCCCCAGCCAGCCCAGCCAGTCCAAGGAGTCTGTCCGATGA
- a CDS encoding ABC transporter permease: MSALSLAVRDSSTMLRRNLLHVRRYPSMTLNLLLTPIMLLLLFVYVFGGVMSAGIGGGGADRSAYIAYLVPGLLMMTIGSTVIGAAVSVSMDMNEGLIARFRTMAVYRGSVLVGHVVGSVLQVLASLVLVSLIAVAIGFRSTDATALEWLAAFGLIALFTLALTWIAVGMGMASPNPEAASNMATPLILLPLISSAFVPIDAIPGWFQPIAEYQPFTPAIETLRGLLLGTEIGDNGWIAIAWCVGLTVLGYRWSTAQFNRDPK, translated from the coding sequence ATGAGCGCCCTCTCCCTCGCCGTGCGCGACTCGTCCACGATGCTGCGCCGCAACCTGCTGCATGTGCGCCGCTACCCGTCCATGACGCTGAATCTGCTGCTCACGCCGATCATGCTGCTGCTGCTCTTCGTCTATGTCTTCGGAGGCGTGATGAGCGCGGGCATCGGTGGAGGCGGCGCCGACCGCTCGGCCTACATCGCCTATCTCGTCCCGGGCCTCCTGATGATGACCATCGGCTCCACCGTGATCGGGGCCGCGGTCTCCGTCTCCATGGACATGAACGAGGGCCTCATCGCCCGCTTCCGCACGATGGCGGTCTACCGCGGGTCCGTGCTCGTCGGGCACGTCGTCGGCAGCGTGCTGCAAGTGCTCGCCAGTCTGGTCCTCGTCAGTCTCATCGCCGTGGCCATCGGCTTCAGGTCCACGGACGCCACGGCCCTGGAGTGGCTGGCGGCGTTCGGACTGATCGCCCTGTTCACCCTGGCGCTCACCTGGATCGCGGTCGGGATGGGCATGGCCAGCCCGAACCCCGAGGCGGCCAGCAACATGGCGACACCGCTGATCCTCCTTCCGCTGATCTCCAGCGCCTTCGTCCCCATCGACGCGATCCCGGGCTGGTTCCAGCCCATCGCCGAGTACCAGCCCTTCACGCCCGCCATCGAGACCCTCCGCGGGCTTCTCCTCGGCACCGAGATCGGCGACAACGGGTGGATCGCCATCGCCTGGTGCGTCGGTCTGACCGTGCTCGGCTACCGCTGGTCGACGGCGCAGTTCAACCGCGACCCGAAGTAA
- a CDS encoding ATP-binding protein yields the protein MSTDLTLLPRVAWHRQEVTAPRLRALLALLAADLRTGCGTERLVAGLWPEELPERPGKALQVLVSRARAQLGADVLASTPTGYRLALAEEQVDSSALLLHAAASADRARAGDHAGSLAAAEAGLALWEGTSDGNGDGTGDIHDPVAALRAERVPVHRTLVRARALALARLGRHAEAAGPLAVAFAEHPRDEEVLAELLRAEAASAGPSAALTRYEAYRRGLRETLGTDPGAQLKSVQQELLSGEAPAVRHGVPHEPNPLLGRDDAVAEVERLLRASRAVTVVGPGGLGKTRLAHAVSRRAEQRVVYFVPLAGVTADEDVAAEVASALGAGEKRPGAMGGHDPVSGILGVFGAGPALLVLDNCEQVVAGAAALVQALVSSARNLRVLATSRAPLGLTSEAVYALPELELATSVELFTQRARAARPGVELPPDAVAGLCRHLDGLPLAVELAAARVRVLSVPEIARRLGDRFALLRGGARDVPERHRTLHAVVDWSWNLLDEEARAALRLLSVFPGGFAGEAAEQVLGEDALFLLEQLADQSLLTVAETPAGVRFRMLETVREFSAARRAEAGEEEEAVGRFLAWARDFGVAHHDWYFGSAPMAAGERIRAEQDNLVLALRHALARTDGPTIAALTAVLTALWSTGSNYPRLAALAADTGPPLSHYHPEPEYVEVARAAAVLCTASLFMGYGPVAVRQLVTLRRLPPAPPDTLLRAIAVVLSAIPEMLPPDYEVLQKLCDSEQPLLAGTAECVATYVWESEHDIDGALASARRIIAALGPADNPFLQVLGHARLSELCLHTEQGEAAYEHLRAALDMLPRLGDERDSIGVRGGLALACLQRGDPDEAEYWLRQAEVANAAQKDDSDSADLGVRAEIALARGLTEVGLGLWRGVVEGMAEADSMHSDDPFLDRWILQLQSAAVTAHAHAGRLELVARPVLRLREGLRTLLSGPARSPMELPVFGTMLHALGMAGLASGDDIPTAVRMLALAERLRVLRDYQPTMSADRARRAVGAAGNAAGAAYADAVSEYAALGRDELRDAARAVMAVTSGRG from the coding sequence ATGTCCACCGACCTGACCCTCCTCCCGCGTGTCGCCTGGCACCGACAGGAAGTCACCGCGCCCCGCCTGCGCGCCCTTCTCGCACTGCTCGCGGCCGATCTGCGCACCGGCTGCGGCACCGAGCGGCTGGTGGCGGGGCTGTGGCCGGAGGAGTTGCCCGAGCGGCCGGGCAAGGCGTTGCAGGTCCTCGTGTCCAGGGCGCGGGCGCAGTTGGGCGCCGACGTCCTCGCGAGCACGCCGACCGGGTATCGGCTCGCCCTCGCCGAGGAACAGGTGGACAGCTCCGCCCTGTTGCTGCACGCCGCCGCGAGCGCGGACCGGGCCAGGGCCGGGGACCACGCGGGATCACTGGCCGCCGCCGAGGCCGGGCTCGCGCTGTGGGAGGGGACCTCGGACGGAAACGGGGACGGGACCGGTGACATCCACGACCCTGTTGCCGCGCTCCGCGCCGAACGGGTCCCCGTCCACCGCACCCTCGTACGCGCGCGGGCGCTCGCGCTCGCCCGGCTGGGGCGGCACGCGGAGGCCGCCGGGCCACTGGCCGTGGCCTTCGCGGAGCATCCGCGCGACGAGGAGGTGCTCGCCGAACTGCTGCGCGCCGAGGCCGCGTCGGCGGGACCGTCTGCCGCGCTGACCCGGTACGAGGCGTATCGGAGAGGGCTGCGCGAGACGCTCGGCACCGACCCGGGGGCCCAACTCAAGTCCGTACAGCAGGAGTTGCTGTCCGGCGAGGCGCCCGCTGTCAGGCACGGTGTGCCGCACGAACCGAACCCGCTGCTCGGGCGTGACGACGCCGTCGCCGAGGTCGAACGGCTGCTGCGCGCCTCCCGCGCCGTCACCGTCGTCGGCCCCGGCGGCCTCGGCAAGACCCGGCTCGCGCACGCCGTCAGCCGCCGGGCCGAGCAGCGCGTGGTGTACTTCGTGCCGCTCGCCGGTGTCACCGCGGACGAGGACGTGGCCGCGGAGGTGGCCTCCGCGCTCGGGGCGGGCGAGAAACGGCCCGGCGCCATGGGCGGCCACGACCCGGTGTCCGGCATCCTCGGTGTGTTCGGCGCCGGGCCCGCACTGCTGGTCCTGGACAACTGCGAGCAGGTCGTCGCCGGTGCCGCCGCCCTCGTACAGGCCTTGGTCTCATCCGCCAGGAACCTGCGGGTGCTCGCCACCAGCCGGGCCCCGCTGGGCCTCACCTCGGAGGCGGTGTACGCGCTGCCTGAGCTCGAACTCGCCACCTCCGTCGAGCTGTTCACCCAGCGGGCCAGGGCCGCCCGGCCCGGCGTGGAGCTGCCGCCGGACGCGGTGGCCGGGCTGTGCCGTCACCTCGACGGGCTGCCGCTCGCCGTGGAACTGGCGGCGGCCCGGGTGCGGGTGCTGTCGGTGCCGGAGATCGCCCGCCGCCTCGGCGACCGGTTCGCGCTGCTGCGCGGCGGGGCCAGGGACGTACCGGAGCGCCACCGCACACTCCACGCGGTCGTCGACTGGAGCTGGAACCTCCTCGACGAGGAGGCCAGGGCCGCGCTGCGCCTGCTGTCCGTCTTCCCCGGCGGCTTCGCCGGCGAGGCGGCCGAGCAGGTCCTCGGGGAGGACGCGCTGTTCCTGCTGGAGCAGTTGGCCGACCAGTCGCTGCTCACCGTCGCCGAGACCCCGGCCGGTGTGCGGTTCCGGATGCTGGAGACCGTACGGGAGTTCAGCGCGGCCCGGCGCGCGGAGGCCGGCGAAGAGGAGGAGGCCGTCGGCCGGTTCCTCGCCTGGGCGCGGGACTTCGGGGTCGCCCACCACGACTGGTACTTCGGGTCGGCGCCGATGGCCGCCGGGGAGCGGATCAGGGCCGAGCAGGACAACCTCGTGCTGGCCCTGCGCCACGCCCTGGCCCGTACGGACGGCCCCACCATCGCCGCCCTCACCGCCGTCCTCACCGCTCTGTGGTCCACCGGCTCCAACTACCCCCGCCTCGCCGCCCTCGCCGCGGACACCGGCCCGCCGCTGTCGCACTACCACCCCGAGCCCGAGTACGTCGAAGTCGCCCGCGCCGCCGCTGTGTTGTGCACGGCCAGCCTGTTCATGGGCTACGGCCCGGTCGCCGTACGCCAGCTCGTCACCCTGCGGCGGCTGCCCCCGGCCCCGCCGGACACGCTGCTGCGCGCCATCGCGGTGGTGCTGAGCGCGATCCCCGAGATGCTGCCGCCCGACTACGAGGTGCTGCAGAAGCTCTGCGACAGCGAGCAGCCGCTGCTGGCCGGCACCGCCGAGTGCGTCGCCACCTACGTCTGGGAGTCGGAGCACGACATCGACGGCGCGCTCGCCTCGGCTCGGCGGATCATCGCCGCGCTGGGGCCGGCCGACAACCCGTTCCTCCAGGTTCTGGGGCACGCCCGGCTGAGCGAGCTGTGCCTGCACACGGAGCAGGGTGAGGCGGCGTACGAGCATCTCAGGGCGGCGCTCGACATGCTGCCGAGGCTCGGCGACGAGCGCGACTCCATCGGCGTACGCGGGGGTCTCGCCCTCGCCTGTCTGCAGCGCGGCGACCCCGACGAGGCCGAGTACTGGCTGCGGCAGGCGGAGGTCGCCAACGCCGCGCAGAAGGACGACTCCGACAGCGCCGACCTCGGCGTCCGCGCCGAGATCGCGCTCGCCCGCGGGCTGACGGAGGTCGGGCTCGGCCTGTGGCGCGGTGTCGTGGAGGGGATGGCCGAGGCCGACTCGATGCACAGCGACGACCCCTTCCTCGACCGGTGGATACTGCAGCTCCAGTCGGCGGCGGTGACGGCGCACGCACACGCCGGCCGTCTCGAACTGGTCGCGCGGCCGGTCCTCCGGCTGCGCGAGGGGCTGCGGACCCTGCTCTCCGGTCCGGCCCGCTCACCCATGGAACTCCCGGTGTTCGGGACGATGCTCCACGCCCTCGGCATGGCGGGGCTCGCCTCCGGCGACGACATCCCGACCGCCGTACGGATGCTGGCGCTGGCCGAACGGCTGCGGGTGCTGCGCGACTACCAGCCGACGATGTCGGCGGACCGCGCCCGCCGGGCGGTCGGGGCCGCCGGGAACGCGGCCGGGGCGGCGTACGCCGACGCGGTGTCGGAGTACGCCGCCCTGGGCCGGGACGAGTTGCGGGACGCGGCCCGCGCTGTCATGGCGGTTACTTCGGGTCGCGGTTGA